One Mustelus asterias chromosome 12, sMusAst1.hap1.1, whole genome shotgun sequence genomic region harbors:
- the LOC144501520 gene encoding uncharacterized protein LOC144501520 — MESGQDQADGLQNRKDDIINFSIPVDYSVDCSRNQREGLQANDPLELLHSGTMETQYNLCTKNAADDLETNTGSTIPQTDKVHLDDAISSTTVTVSYVNRPHLFSSQRILQHSLHEQPLSSLFIPSVCVQSQQMVPASLDSCIPTDYVDSSFESSVLAQSGDLESIRRGLENGIDCSLKNQHRLKTLDLDLPLAASAGLGPESCDSPLEQTLDTVEETLYEQSSVSSDLETHDSVCQFSEQIHQENEWLDPLSPAETEQDSKLLVIELTGPSTPENRPNNKEQCDNGNLLGRVDHCETQNGFTGVKSLSNQYTERKLQPVCDLNRSCKDQATMTIKVENVIECSEVAVPAKSEEILSEDAFDKTCPKDLTEGERNVSPVCEESKVSSTSIQPSQSLISPDGCQRVYTENVGTNMLSTCNEAPNVCNVQQNSDNVRLATSNITDFQNMQENILSQQGIKTEEWPCDQEVALTSDLKNRKVSCLEDAGITQSNSPVNFDYSSPDSVTSLCSGDLTSRLEVTKKLLSNADSCMEAENQISINDANDTLSAAKLDLKEIPESVQVVNNVCENSRNSASVSEQMSPSLQRSESSHPRIKPCSLELHKLNVLEAEGKCDIRGYVLDLKKNNVASMSCSISMSLSLAKSGKNIDHEEEGGDPDPNSERKGGQSPSSDSVCEVLSTQAGPQIHNRRKQTLVAKSEDSDVVCISDDESDSCLVAKADLHQDQAQTQDNKKWRTASQQHVNQKKLADQPLQTDEPKHFERKILPPRQRGMKLEQIVQNIVTQPKSRTSSSLSERLRRSRDAKTPTRFQPPRSKSFSSIAEQKSRSGAGRSPCTRDSSQKMTLECKMQEQNEANHGEAGTIVVEKLNKNKSTSIPGTCQEHAKKLSTSHSLAPSSCSASSSSKQLTDISWKGHTSGSKQEFGKADLKCLNRSRRKQLASSRNATQPKNCISPQQQPSQQRTRGTARKRIRKPAGKKRQTRRGQPSSFFAPDEPEIKLRALTLKAEDRRDRYDSFSPYIRIETKGYSMCTVINYAEEDSNSLKQKKHSQQQSHGAVPKSSCLTLGPTINEASQKSFLVCCLCGQSANAMEQGDLFGPFYPGGYTPLSNQTARSKDTKTEPAGTVVSSPSCNSIRNAVNKTPGQNQESRTREGATTRGQKRRGLDNVEEATKCSDSKKPKSELSLEEWYQPPLVPMDTNEYWMHEDCVTWCAGVFLVRGKLYGLLEAISIARETLCSMCQKTGATLGCYIKGCPLKYHYACAVDSKCFLNEDNFSMKCAKHKDKALKVSVKGESR; from the coding sequence ATGGAGTCAGGACAGGACCAGGCTGATGGCTTACAAAACAGAAAGGATGACATAATTAATTTCAGCATCCCTGTGGATTATTCTGTTGATTGTTCAAGAAATCAAAGAGAGGGGCTACAGGCAAATGACCCTTTAGAACTATTGCATAGTGGGACCATGGAAACGCAATACAATTTGTGTACCAAAAATGCAGCTGATGACTTGGAGACCAACACTGGGTCTACTATACCTCAGACTGACAAGGTACACTTGGATGATGCCATCTCAAGTACCACAGTCACTGTCTCGTATGTCAATCGGCCCCACCTGTTCTCTTCCCAACGGATATTGCAGCATTCCTTGCATGAGCAGCCATTGTCATCGCTCTTTATTCCATCTGTTTGTGTACAGTCACAGCAGATGGTACCAGCATCATTAGATTCATGCATACCTACCGATTATGTTGACTCATCATTTGAAAGCTCTGTGTTGGCACAGTCTGGTGATTTGGAATCCATTAGAAGAGGCCTTGAAAATGGAATAGACTGTAGCCTTAAGAACCAgcacagactcaaaacattggactTAGATTTACCATTAGCTGCTTCTGCAGGCCTTGGACCTGAATCATGTGATAGTCCACTCGAACAGACATTAGATACTGTAGAGGAAACCTTGTACGAACAATCTAGTGTTTCTTCTGATTTGGAAACGCATGACTCTGTATGCCAGTTTTCTGAACAAATACATCAGGAAAATGAATGGCTTGATCCTCTAAGTCCTGCTGAAACTGAACAAGACTCCAAACTGCTTGTAATAGAACTGACTGGGCCTTCGACACCAGAGAATAGGCCAAACAACAAGGAACAATGTGACAACGGAAACCTGCTGGGCAGGGTTGACCACTGTGAAACACAGAATGGCTTCACTGGTGTTAAAAGCTTGAGTAACCAGTATACTGAGAGAAAACTTCAGCCTGTCTGTGACTTGAATAGAAGCTGCAAAGACCAGGCAACAATGACAATAAAGGTagaaaatgtcattgaatgtTCAGAAGTCGCAGTACCAGCTAAATCTGAAGAAATCCTGAGTGAGGATGCATTTGATAAAACATGTCCAAAAGATTTAACAGAAGGGGAGCGTAATGTTTCACCGGTTTGTGAGGAAAGTAAAGTATCTTCAACTTCAATACAACCATCACAAAGTTTAATAAGCCCAGATGGTTGCCAGAGAGTATACACGGAAAATGTTGGAACCAACATGTTATCAACTTGCAACGAAGCACCCAATGTATGTAATGTGCAGCAGAATTCAGATAATGTGAGACTTGCTACAAGTAACATTACAGACTTTCAAAATATGCAAGAAAATATCTTATCACAGCAGGGTATAAAAACTGAAGAGTGGCCATGTGACCAAGAAGTGGCTTTAACATCTGATCTAAAGAACAGAAAGGTGTCTtgtttggaagatgctggaaTCACCCAAAGTAACAGCCCAGTCAATTTTGATTACAGCTCACCAGATAGTGTGACTTCTCTATGCAGTGGAGATCTGACATCAAGACTTGAAGTAACTAAAAAGCTCCTAAGTAATGCTGATAGTTGTATGGAAGCTGAAAACCAAATTTCTATTAATGACGCAAATGACACCCTCTCTGCAGCCAAATTGGATTTGAAGGAGATCCCTGAATCAGTACAGGTAGTTAACAATGTGTGTGAGAACAGCAGAAATTCAGCTTCAGTGAGCGAACAAATGTCTCCTTCCTTGCAGAGGTCAGAAAGTAGCCATCCCAGGATAAAGCCTTGCTCTCTTGAATTGCATAAGCTAAATGTTCTTGAAGCAGAGGGGAAGTGTGACATTCGAGGATATGTATTAGACTTGAAAAAAAATAATGTTGCATCAATGTCATGCAGCATTTCTATGAGTCTCTCTTTAGCCAAATCTGGCAAAAACATTGATCATGAAGAGGAGGGAGGAGACCCTGATCCGAACTCTGAAAGAAAAGGTGGCCAGAGCCCTagtagtgacagtgtgtgtgaagtCCTATCTACTCAGGCAGGGCCACAAATTCATAACAGGAGGAAGCAGACTTTGGTGGCCAAGTCCGAGGACAGTGATGTAGTCTGCATCTCTGATGACGAGAGTGATAGCTGTTTGGTTGCAAAAGCTGATCTGCACCAGGATCAGGCTCAAACCCAGGATAATAAGAAATGGAGGACGGCAAGTCAACAACATGTGAATCAGAAGAAACTTGCAGATCAACCTCTCCAAACTGATGAGCCCAAACATTTCGAAAGGAAGATTCTTCCGCCAAGGCAAAGAGGAATGAAACTAGAGCAGATTGTGCAAAATATTGTAACTCAGCCCAAGTCAAGAACATCTAGCAGCCTCAGTGAGAGACTAAGAAGAAGCAGGGATGCAAAGACTCCTACCAGGTTTCAACCACCAAGAAGCAAGTCATTCAGCTCTATTGCAGAACAGAAGTCCAGGAGTGGTGCTGGACGCTCTCCCTGCACCAGAGATTCCTCACAAAAAATGACTTTGGAATGTAAAATGCAAGAACAGAATGAGGCTAACCATGGAGAAGCAGGCACAATAGTTGTGGAGAaactcaataaaaataaatctaccTCAATTCCAGGCACTTGCCAGGAACATGCAAAAAAACTGAGCACTTCTCATTCCCTTGCCCCATCTTCCTGCAGTGCCTCCTCATCTTCAAAGCAGTTGACAGATATTTCCTGGAAGGGGCATACTTCAGGCAGTAAGCAAGAGTTTGGTAAAGCTGACCTCAAATGTTTAAACAGGAGCAGAAGGAAGCAGCTGGCAAGCAGTAGGAATGCCACGCAGCCAAAGAACTGCATATCGCCCCAGCAACAACCTTCACAGCAGAGGACTAGGGGCACAGCAAGAAAAAGAATACGCAAACCGGCAGGTAAAAAACGGCAGACACGGCGGGGACAGCCCTCGTCATTCTTTGCACCTGACGAGCCTGAGATAAAGCTAAGGGCATTGACTCTTAAGGCTGAGGACCGACGCGATCGATACGATAGTTTTTCACCTTACATTAGGATAGAGACAAAGGGTTATTCCATGTGCACAGTAATAAACTACGCCGAGGAGGATAGCAACAGTCTTAAACAAAAAAAACATTCCCAGCAGCAGTCGCATGGTGCAGTTCCAAAATCCTCTTGCTTGACGTTGGGTCCTACAATTAATGAGGCCTCTCAGAAAAGCTTTCTAGTCTGTTGTCTTTGTGGCCAGTCTGCAAATGCCATGGAGCAAGGTGATCTTTTTGGACCATTCTATCCTGGAGGATATACACCTTTGAGCAACCAAACTGCCCGGTCAAAAGATACCAAGACTGAGCCAGCTGGTACAGTTGTCTCTAGTCCTAGTTGTAATTCTATTAGGAATGCGGTAAATAAAACTCCAGGACAAAATcaggagtctagaacaagggaagGGGCAACAACCCGTGGCCAGAAACGCAGAGGTTTGGACAATGTTGAAGAGGCCACTAAATGTTCCGATAGTAAGAAGCCTAAGAGTGAGCTGTCTTTGGAAGAGTGGTACCAGCCTCCATTAGTCCCAATGGACACTAACGAATACTGGATGCATGAAGACTGTGTGACATGGTGTGCTGGTGTATTTCTTGTAAGAGGAAAGCTGTATGGTTTGCTGGAGGCTATCAGTATCGCACGGGAGACA